A region of Chloracidobacterium sp. DNA encodes the following proteins:
- a CDS encoding TldD/PmbA family protein: MLLTETEVRSLTEKILSMVKADDASANVGSSKQSHLRFAANNVLTSGTRISRTASIAVWIGGKRGSASTNDLDDASLRAMVDQAEKIARTAPTDREYVPTLGRQTYKPVNSYFEATATLSLTDRAKQVGAILAEFEKNKVMGAGFHNANSQAGGSATKNGNFEFERSTGVGLSITARTPDGQSSGYFLRSHNDIAKLDTMRIARESIRKALEGKNPRAIDPGVYTVILEPQAVADLLGGFGFGFNARTAEEGRSAFSAPGGKTKLGEKIFDEKVTIYSDPWHPELPGSQSAQGGIPAQRIEMVKDGVLKNLQYNRFWAKQKNVEPTPGPVNTIMETNGPSSTLEQMIASTERGILVSRLWYIRQTDPRTASSTGLTRDGVWWIENGKIAYPLKNFRFNQSTIKMLAPGNVLMVGKSERVGSSEGGGGSLLPALKLKEFNFTSQSEAV, encoded by the coding sequence ATGTTGTTAACCGAAACTGAAGTAAGGTCATTGACTGAAAAGATCCTCTCTATGGTCAAAGCTGACGATGCGTCGGCGAATGTCGGCAGTAGTAAGCAGTCGCACCTGAGGTTTGCTGCAAACAATGTTCTCACTAGCGGGACACGCATAAGCCGCACGGCCAGCATAGCGGTATGGATCGGCGGTAAACGCGGGTCTGCATCGACAAATGATCTCGATGACGCCAGCCTTCGCGCAATGGTCGACCAGGCGGAAAAGATCGCCCGCACTGCACCGACCGACCGCGAATACGTTCCCACGCTGGGACGTCAGACATACAAACCGGTCAACAGCTACTTTGAAGCAACGGCAACTCTTTCGCTCACAGATCGTGCAAAACAGGTCGGTGCGATCCTCGCCGAGTTTGAAAAAAACAAAGTGATGGGAGCAGGTTTTCACAACGCCAATTCTCAGGCCGGCGGCAGCGCGACGAAGAACGGCAACTTTGAATTTGAGCGTTCGACCGGCGTCGGACTGTCGATTACTGCAAGAACGCCGGACGGCCAAAGCTCAGGCTATTTTCTCCGCAGTCATAACGACATTGCAAAGCTCGACACGATGCGCATCGCCCGCGAATCTATCCGCAAAGCACTCGAAGGTAAAAATCCCCGGGCGATCGATCCCGGTGTTTATACGGTCATTCTCGAGCCGCAGGCGGTTGCCGATCTGCTTGGAGGCTTTGGCTTCGGATTTAACGCAAGGACGGCCGAGGAAGGCCGCAGCGCATTTTCGGCGCCGGGCGGAAAGACAAAGCTTGGTGAAAAGATATTTGACGAAAAGGTGACTATCTATAGTGACCCGTGGCATCCTGAACTTCCCGGCTCGCAATCAGCTCAAGGCGGTATTCCCGCTCAGCGTATTGAAATGGTGAAAGACGGTGTCCTGAAAAATTTGCAATACAATCGTTTCTGGGCCAAGCAGAAAAACGTAGAGCCAACGCCCGGACCCGTAAATACGATCATGGAAACGAACGGCCCAAGCAGCACACTCGAACAAATGATAGCTTCAACCGAACGCGGCATCCTCGTCAGCCGGCTTTGGTATATCCGTCAAACCGATCCGCGCACTGCGAGCAGCACCGGATTAACGCGAGACGGTGTTTGGTGGATCGAGAATGGCAAGATCGCGTATCCGCTCAAGAATTTCAGATTCAATCAATCTACCATCAAGATGCTCGCGCCAGGCAACGTGCTGATGGTCGGCAAATCCGAGCGCGTTGGCTCAAGCGAAGGCGGCGGAGGCTCATTACTACCTGCGCTAAAGCTAAAGGAATTTAACTTCACTTCGCAATCTGAGGCTGTCTAA
- a CDS encoding TldD/PmbA family protein yields the protein MFVSRRDFIKTAGLSLGVAALPAWAYEAQTVAYLGLDKNALADAALATAKKLGASYADIRINRYRVEAVSTRERQVQNVSSGQNFGFGVRVLINGTWGFASSPIVTLDEVKRVTTEAAAIAKANSVITGKKVELVPTPRVVTGWKSSFEKDPFDVPVDEKTAILLKINEAALGVKGISFVSSSIASVNEQKYLATSDGSRIEQYIIRTNPSFTATATNRATGDFQSVDSLREPQQIGFEYMTKHDWTAEAKTAAEHAVMKLSAPTVAPGKYDLVLHPSHLWLTIHESVGHPTELDRALLWEANYAGTSFLTPDKTGKLQFGSKMVNFVADRTQPLGMATVGYDDEAVPGQSWHLVKDGVFVDWQTTRDTAKLVGKSRSYGCLHADSWGSVPFPRMPNVSLTPSKENVSQDDLIAGVEKGILIYGNGSYSIDQQRYNFQFGGQTFWEIKNGKVTGMLRDVAYQSRTTDFWGSLDGLGGQSTYEIPGSANDGKGQPSQSNAVSHGCPAARFRNINVLNTASGTNADAAEDHE from the coding sequence ATGTTCGTTTCCCGACGTGATTTTATAAAAACTGCAGGTTTGAGCCTCGGCGTTGCTGCTCTGCCGGCGTGGGCGTACGAGGCCCAAACCGTTGCATACTTGGGCCTTGACAAAAATGCACTTGCCGACGCGGCCCTTGCCACGGCAAAGAAACTTGGTGCGAGTTATGCGGACATCCGCATAAACCGCTATCGAGTCGAGGCTGTTAGTACTCGTGAGCGACAGGTGCAGAATGTTTCGAGCGGCCAGAATTTTGGCTTTGGCGTACGAGTCTTAATAAATGGAACGTGGGGCTTCGCCAGCAGTCCGATCGTCACGCTCGATGAGGTCAAACGTGTGACAACTGAAGCCGCCGCCATCGCTAAGGCTAACTCCGTGATAACCGGTAAGAAGGTCGAACTTGTGCCAACGCCAAGAGTTGTCACGGGTTGGAAAAGTTCCTTTGAAAAAGATCCGTTCGATGTTCCGGTTGATGAAAAAACAGCGATCCTTTTGAAAATTAACGAGGCTGCCCTTGGCGTCAAAGGAATCAGTTTTGTGAGTTCGTCAATTGCGTCGGTGAATGAACAGAAGTATCTCGCAACGTCCGACGGTTCGCGGATCGAACAGTACATAATTCGCACAAATCCCAGTTTTACAGCGACGGCAACAAACCGTGCGACCGGTGATTTTCAATCTGTGGATTCGTTGCGCGAACCGCAGCAGATCGGCTTTGAGTACATGACGAAGCACGATTGGACAGCCGAGGCCAAAACTGCCGCCGAGCACGCTGTTATGAAGCTCTCTGCTCCGACGGTGGCTCCTGGCAAATACGATCTCGTGCTGCATCCGTCGCATTTATGGCTGACGATCCACGAAAGCGTCGGCCACCCTACAGAGCTTGATCGCGCATTACTGTGGGAAGCAAACTATGCGGGTACGAGTTTCTTGACACCCGACAAAACGGGCAAGTTGCAATTTGGCTCGAAGATGGTTAATTTTGTTGCCGACCGCACACAGCCGTTGGGAATGGCGACCGTCGGTTATGATGACGAAGCTGTTCCGGGCCAAAGTTGGCACCTCGTAAAGGACGGCGTTTTTGTCGATTGGCAAACTACACGCGACACGGCAAAACTCGTGGGCAAATCGAGATCGTATGGCTGTCTGCACGCCGATAGTTGGGGCAGCGTTCCCTTTCCGCGTATGCCGAATGTATCGCTCACTCCGTCAAAAGAAAACGTCTCTCAAGACGATCTGATCGCCGGTGTTGAAAAAGGGATTTTGATCTACGGCAACGGCAGCTATTCGATCGACCAGCAGCGTTATAATTTTCAATTTGGCGGCCAGACGTTTTGGGAGATCAAGAACGGCAAAGTCACAGGAATGCTCCGCGACGTGGCGTATCAATCGCGAACAACGGATTTCTGGGGCTCGCTCGATGGTTTGGGTGGACAGAGCACATACGAAATACCCGGTTCGGCAAATGATGGCAAGGGTCAGCCAAGCCAGTCAAACGCGGTCTCGCACGGCTGCCCAGCGGCGAGATTCAGGAATATCAATGTGCTGAATACCGCATCGGGTACGAACGCGGATGCAGCGGAGGATCACGAATAA
- the ftcD gene encoding glutamate formimidoyltransferase, which translates to MRKLIECVPNFSEGRDMAVIKQITDEVEKIDGVKLLDVDPGYSTNRTVVTFVGTPDEIVEAAFQAVKKAQELIDMRHHKGDHPRFGATDVCPLVPISGVTMEEVAEFARKLGKRIGDELNIPVYLYENAATEEKRRNLANCREGEYEGLKDKIGSSDWKPDFGPAEFNESVARSGAVAVGARDFLIAVNFNLNTTSTRRANAIAFDVREKGRAKREGNPITGKVVLDENGEQVMIPGTLKGTKAIGWFIAEYGIAQVSMNITNLSQTPLHIAFDEVSEKAAKRGLRVTGLEIVGLVPKKAIIDAGKYYLTKQGRSLGVTEAEIIKIAIKSMGLDDLKPFDPNEKIIEYVLAAGEQMKKLIDMTCAEFADETASESPAPGGGSISAYMGALGAALATMVANLSSHKAGWDDRWEEFSDWAVKGQQIKDDLLALVDEDTNAFNKVMDAFGLPKTTDEEKEARTSAIQEATKYATEIPFRTMQRTFDAFEIIKAMVESGNPNSVTDAGVGALCARSAIMGAYLNVKINAAGLKDKAFADDLVKRGAEIEQQAIQQESEIMALVNSKIGS; encoded by the coding sequence ATGAGAAAACTAATCGAATGTGTTCCAAATTTCAGCGAAGGCCGTGATATGGCGGTTATCAAACAGATCACCGACGAAGTCGAAAAGATCGATGGCGTTAAGCTGCTTGATGTCGATCCCGGTTACTCGACCAATCGAACGGTCGTGACATTCGTCGGAACGCCCGACGAGATCGTCGAAGCCGCGTTTCAAGCCGTCAAAAAGGCGCAGGAACTTATCGACATGCGTCATCACAAAGGCGATCATCCGCGTTTTGGAGCGACGGATGTTTGTCCGCTCGTTCCTATCTCAGGCGTTACGATGGAAGAGGTCGCGGAGTTTGCACGTAAACTTGGAAAACGCATCGGCGACGAACTCAACATTCCCGTCTATCTTTACGAGAACGCCGCGACCGAAGAAAAACGCCGCAACCTCGCCAATTGCCGTGAAGGCGAGTACGAAGGATTGAAAGATAAGATCGGTTCGTCAGATTGGAAGCCCGACTTCGGTCCGGCAGAATTCAATGAAAGTGTCGCGCGTTCGGGAGCCGTAGCGGTCGGTGCGAGAGATTTTTTGATCGCGGTAAATTTTAATCTCAATACGACCTCGACGCGGCGAGCGAACGCGATCGCATTTGACGTTCGCGAAAAAGGCCGAGCAAAGCGTGAAGGCAATCCGATCACCGGCAAGGTCGTGCTGGACGAGAATGGCGAGCAAGTGATGATCCCTGGCACCCTCAAAGGCACAAAAGCCATCGGCTGGTTCATCGCGGAATACGGCATTGCACAGGTTTCGATGAATATCACCAACCTTTCCCAGACGCCGCTGCATATTGCCTTTGACGAGGTCAGCGAAAAAGCGGCGAAGCGTGGCCTGCGTGTCACGGGGCTTGAGATCGTCGGCCTTGTCCCTAAAAAAGCGATCATTGACGCCGGAAAATATTATCTGACAAAACAAGGCCGCTCGCTCGGCGTTACCGAGGCTGAGATTATCAAGATCGCCATCAAGTCGATGGGGCTCGATGATCTAAAACCTTTCGATCCGAACGAGAAGATCATCGAATACGTTCTAGCCGCAGGAGAACAAATGAAAAAGCTCATCGATATGACCTGTGCGGAATTTGCCGACGAGACCGCTTCCGAATCGCCCGCTCCCGGCGGCGGCTCGATCTCGGCTTACATGGGTGCTCTCGGAGCCGCGCTCGCGACAATGGTCGCCAATCTCTCCTCGCACAAAGCCGGCTGGGACGACCGTTGGGAAGAGTTTTCCGACTGGGCAGTCAAGGGCCAGCAGATCAAGGACGACCTGCTCGCTTTGGTCGATGAGGACACTAACGCCTTCAACAAAGTAATGGACGCCTTCGGCCTGCCCAAAACGACCGACGAAGAAAAAGAGGCCCGAACATCTGCCATTCAGGAAGCAACAAAATACGCCACCGAGATCCCTTTCCGCACAATGCAGCGCACCTTCGACGCATTCGAAATAATAAAAGCGATGGTGGAGTCAGGAAACCCCAACTCAGTCACCGACGCCGGAGTAGGAGCCCTCTGCGCCCGCTCCGCCATTATGGGAGCCTACCTCAACGTAAAAATAAACGCCGCGGGATTAAAGGACAAAGCCTTCGCCGACGATCTCGTAAAACGCGGGGCCGAGATCGAACAGCAAGCGATCCAACAGGAATCCGAGATCATGGCCCTTGTGAACAGCAAGATCGGTTCATGA
- a CDS encoding 2-oxoacid:acceptor oxidoreductase subunit alpha translates to MNESKINDFVVRFANVNGTGSASANALFTKAVFRMGVPVTPKNIFPSNIQGLPTWYEVRVSEKGYLGRREGIDLMIAVNPQSMKRDYADVHAGGYFLYDSSKPLPPSYERTDITLIGIPLMNLVNAAFSDPRQRMLFKNIVYIGALSVLFGMDFKVLEGLIQDQFKGKEKLIEPNYKALQLGIDWVRDNFDKPFDLKLETRDLLGDKILFSGNSACGLGAIYAGATVAAWYPITPSTSVVDAFAKYAAKYRVDPETGKNNYAIVQAEDELAAIGMVMGACWNGARAFTATSGPGVSLMNEFLGLGYFAEVPTVLIDVQRTGPSTGMPTRTQQSDILLAAYASHGDTKHPLLFPASPKECFEMTADAFDLTERLQTPVIIMTDLDLGMNDHVTDSLVWNDTRAFDRGKVLTTEQLDRISETRAAAIEGNGNGHHADLPGNDGSEETAGQPLEQFKGKFGRYLDIDDDGIPYRTIAGTHTTYGAFVTRGSSRDEYAVYTEDGDVYRRNMERLMRKWDTAKELVPQPEFYSPQRRDDIKSEPGAAATGLSDGVIYFGTSTYAAEEALEFLAEEGIHLDAMRARAFPFSKSFQDFVDTHERIFVIEQNRDAQFKSLMMIDLGVDASKLISVLNYDGMPITADNIYGQIKGVVS, encoded by the coding sequence ATGAATGAGAGTAAGATAAACGATTTCGTAGTTAGATTTGCGAACGTCAATGGCACGGGTTCGGCGTCGGCTAATGCTTTGTTTACGAAGGCGGTGTTTCGGATGGGCGTGCCGGTGACGCCGAAGAACATTTTCCCTTCGAATATTCAGGGTTTGCCGACTTGGTACGAGGTGCGTGTCTCGGAGAAAGGTTATTTGGGGAGACGAGAGGGCATCGATCTGATGATCGCGGTCAATCCGCAGTCAATGAAGCGAGATTATGCGGACGTACACGCGGGCGGATACTTTCTTTATGACTCGTCGAAGCCTTTGCCGCCTTCATATGAGCGTACCGATATCACGCTCATTGGCATTCCACTGATGAACCTTGTTAATGCCGCGTTCAGTGACCCTCGTCAGCGGATGCTATTTAAGAACATTGTTTACATTGGAGCTCTGTCTGTGCTCTTTGGGATGGACTTCAAGGTGCTCGAAGGGCTTATTCAGGACCAGTTCAAAGGCAAAGAAAAGTTGATCGAACCTAATTACAAAGCTCTGCAGCTCGGCATCGACTGGGTGCGTGACAATTTTGACAAGCCATTCGACCTGAAACTCGAAACTCGTGACCTGCTCGGTGACAAGATACTTTTCAGCGGCAACTCGGCATGTGGGCTCGGGGCAATATACGCCGGTGCGACCGTAGCCGCGTGGTACCCGATCACGCCTTCGACATCGGTCGTCGATGCGTTTGCGAAATACGCCGCGAAATACCGCGTCGATCCCGAAACGGGCAAGAACAATTACGCCATCGTCCAAGCCGAGGACGAACTCGCCGCGATCGGTATGGTGATGGGAGCGTGCTGGAATGGAGCCCGAGCATTCACCGCCACAAGCGGCCCGGGAGTTTCGCTGATGAACGAATTCCTCGGGTTGGGCTACTTCGCCGAGGTGCCGACCGTTCTGATAGACGTCCAACGGACAGGACCTTCGACCGGTATGCCGACGCGAACGCAGCAATCTGATATTCTACTTGCCGCCTACGCATCGCACGGCGACACTAAACATCCTTTACTTTTTCCAGCCTCTCCAAAAGAGTGCTTTGAGATGACAGCTGACGCCTTTGACCTGACGGAACGCCTCCAAACACCTGTCATCATCATGACCGACCTCGACCTCGGCATGAACGATCATGTCACCGATTCACTTGTCTGGAACGATACGCGTGCGTTTGATCGTGGAAAGGTTTTGACCACCGAACAGCTTGATCGCATCTCAGAAACCAGAGCCGCAGCCATCGAGGGTAACGGAAATGGCCATCACGCCGACCTTCCCGGCAATGACGGCAGTGAAGAGACCGCAGGCCAGCCGCTTGAGCAGTTCAAGGGCAAGTTCGGTCGCTATCTTGACATAGACGACGACGGTATCCCGTACCGCACAATCGCCGGCACTCACACCACCTACGGAGCCTTTGTCACCCGCGGCTCATCCCGCGACGAATACGCCGTCTATACCGAGGACGGCGACGTTTATCGACGCAACATGGAACGCTTGATGCGTAAATGGGACACCGCGAAGGAACTCGTCCCGCAACCGGAGTTTTATTCACCGCAGAGACGCGACGACATTAAGTCAGAACCTGGAGCAGCAGCGACTGGGTTGAGTGACGGAGTGATTTATTTCGGCACATCCACGTACGCCGCCGAGGAGGCGTTAGAGTTTCTCGCGGAAGAGGGAATTCACCTCGACGCTATGCGTGCCCGTGCATTCCCGTTTAGCAAATCTTTCCAAGATTTTGTTGACACCCACGAACGCATCTTTGTCATCGAGCAAAACCGCGATGCACAATTCAAAAGCCTGATGATGATCGATTTAGGCGTCGATGCATCGAAATTGATCTCTGTTTTGAACTACGATGGTATGCCGATCACGGCGGATAATATTTACGGGCAGATTAAAGGAGTTGTTTCGTGA
- a CDS encoding FAD-dependent oxidoreductase — protein MKPTDIKDPEYFHKVVDCQYACPAHTPVPEYIRLIAEGKYTEAYMINWDSNVFPGILGRTCDRPCEPACRRGRIDEEPVAICRLKRVAADNKDEVKHLMPQAPFKPNGKKIALIGAGPASLTVARDLAPLGYEIHLFDEQIKGGGFMRSQIPAFRLPERVLEEEVDYILDLGIHTHFKHYVDSLKGVLEQDYDAVFVGTGAPRGRDLPDLPGRQEGAANIHIGINWLGSVAFEHTEKIGKRVIVLGGGNTAMDCCRTARRLGGEDVKVIVRSPFASMKASPWEKEDAQHEDIPIIDNHVPKSFVIEDGKLVGMTFEKVEAVFDENGKRSLVPTGEDDVFYPADDVLIAVGQENSFPWIERDAGLEFDKWEMPVVDKTTFQSTNPKVFFGGDAAFGPENVITAVAHGHQAAVSIDLLCSGKDLVNERLHPMVNLVSQKMGIHEWAYDSEIDEYDRLVVPQAPKAITLASRKQEVEMGFDPLAGYKEAERCLNCDVQTVFDAPKCIECDACVDICPTACITFTTDGEEPELRPRLKVPALNLTQDIYVADGLKTGRVMVKDEDVCLHCGLCAERCPTAAWDMQKFWYNVTKAGEVKYGNFVQIERNGAI, from the coding sequence TTGAAGCCAACCGACATAAAAGATCCGGAATATTTTCACAAAGTGGTGGATTGCCAGTACGCATGTCCCGCGCACACGCCTGTACCGGAATACATCCGCCTGATCGCCGAAGGTAAATATACTGAAGCGTACATGATCAACTGGGATTCGAACGTGTTTCCCGGCATTTTGGGACGCACATGCGATCGTCCATGCGAACCGGCTTGCCGACGCGGACGCATCGACGAAGAACCAGTTGCTATTTGCAGATTGAAACGCGTTGCGGCTGACAATAAAGACGAAGTAAAACACCTGATGCCGCAGGCGCCTTTTAAACCGAACGGCAAGAAGATCGCTTTGATCGGTGCGGGACCGGCTTCTTTGACCGTTGCGAGAGATCTTGCTCCGCTTGGTTACGAGATACATCTGTTTGACGAGCAGATCAAAGGCGGCGGTTTTATGCGGTCGCAGATACCGGCGTTTCGTCTGCCTGAACGCGTGCTTGAGGAAGAGGTTGATTACATTCTCGATCTCGGAATTCATACGCATTTCAAACATTATGTTGATTCGCTGAAAGGGGTGCTTGAGCAGGATTACGACGCGGTGTTTGTCGGAACCGGAGCTCCTCGAGGCCGCGACCTGCCCGATCTGCCGGGACGACAGGAAGGTGCGGCGAATATTCACATCGGCATCAACTGGCTCGGCAGCGTGGCATTTGAACATACGGAAAAGATCGGCAAACGCGTGATCGTTCTCGGCGGTGGAAACACTGCGATGGATTGCTGCCGCACGGCACGGCGCTTAGGTGGAGAAGACGTGAAGGTAATTGTGCGTTCGCCGTTTGCTTCGATGAAAGCTTCGCCTTGGGAAAAGGAAGACGCTCAGCACGAAGATATTCCCATTATCGACAACCACGTTCCAAAATCTTTTGTTATCGAAGACGGCAAGCTTGTCGGGATGACGTTTGAAAAGGTCGAAGCTGTTTTTGATGAGAATGGCAAACGCAGTCTCGTTCCAACGGGCGAAGATGATGTGTTTTATCCCGCAGACGATGTTCTTATTGCTGTCGGCCAGGAAAACTCGTTTCCGTGGATCGAGCGTGACGCCGGGCTGGAGTTCGACAAGTGGGAAATGCCGGTTGTTGATAAGACGACGTTCCAATCGACCAATCCCAAAGTCTTCTTCGGCGGCGATGCGGCATTTGGTCCGGAGAACGTCATCACGGCGGTTGCTCACGGGCATCAGGCGGCTGTTTCTATCGACTTGCTGTGCAGCGGTAAAGATCTCGTTAACGAACGGCTTCACCCGATGGTGAATCTTGTCTCGCAAAAGATGGGCATCCACGAATGGGCGTATGACAGCGAGATCGACGAATACGACCGCCTCGTCGTGCCGCAAGCGCCGAAGGCAATTACGCTCGCGAGCCGCAAGCAAGAGGTCGAGATGGGCTTTGATCCGCTCGCCGGTTACAAAGAGGCCGAGCGTTGCCTCAACTGCGATGTGCAGACCGTCTTTGACGCTCCGAAGTGCATCGAGTGCGACGCGTGCGTCGATATCTGCCCGACGGCTTGCATCACGTTCACGACGGACGGCGAAGAGCCTGAACTGCGTCCGCGTCTGAAGGTTCCGGCACTAAATTTAACCCAAGACATCTACGTCGCCGACGGCCTCAAGACCGGCCGCGTCATGGTCAAAGACGAAGACGTCTGCCTCCACTGCGGCCTCTGCGCAGAACGCTGCCCCACCGCCGCCTGGGACATGCAAAAATTCTGGTACAACGTCACCAAAGCCGGCGAAGTGAAGTACGGTAACTTCGTGCAGATAGAACGGAATGGAGCGATCTAG
- a CDS encoding tetratricopeptide repeat protein, whose protein sequence is MVRSKLATLAVLMMVFMMLLLCALQTIAQDKSKQATYDKGVKLIKEEKYDTAIEIFKGIIKVDPKNANALVQLANAYRGAGRFPDALESYKQALQLKPNFADALYGLGVTHGMAGSPKDAVTFLKESIKRNPKYDKAYYNLGVAYSDLGQFAEAAEAFKEATRLNDKDADYFFNLGVTYRQLNKLKEAEEALAQTVLLKPQDNEARYQLALVYLAQGNRGFATIHYLYLEKSSPEHAEKLKELLFNK, encoded by the coding sequence ATGGTGAGATCAAAATTAGCCACGCTTGCAGTGCTCATGATGGTTTTCATGATGCTACTGTTATGCGCCTTGCAAACAATTGCTCAGGATAAGTCGAAACAGGCAACTTACGATAAAGGTGTAAAGTTGATTAAAGAGGAAAAGTACGACACTGCTATCGAAATCTTTAAGGGAATCATTAAAGTTGACCCGAAGAACGCGAATGCGCTGGTGCAACTTGCCAATGCATATCGTGGCGCAGGACGCTTTCCAGATGCGCTAGAATCCTACAAGCAAGCACTTCAGCTTAAGCCGAATTTTGCTGATGCGCTTTATGGCCTGGGTGTGACTCATGGTATGGCAGGCTCGCCCAAAGATGCCGTTACTTTCCTGAAAGAATCCATCAAGCGCAATCCCAAATATGATAAGGCCTATTACAATCTTGGTGTAGCCTACTCCGATCTGGGGCAATTTGCAGAAGCCGCTGAAGCGTTCAAAGAAGCCACGAGGCTCAATGATAAAGATGCGGATTACTTCTTTAATTTGGGGGTGACATATCGGCAACTCAATAAATTGAAGGAAGCGGAAGAGGCTTTAGCTCAGACCGTGTTGTTGAAACCACAAGACAATGAAGCTCGCTATCAACTTGCATTGGTGTATCTGGCGCAGGGCAATCGAGGTTTTGCGACGATTCATTATCTATATTTGGAGAAGTCGAGTCCTGAACATGCAGAAAAGCTCAAAGAATTACTCTTCAACAAGTAA
- a CDS encoding 2-oxoacid:ferredoxin oxidoreductase subunit beta gives MTYLRSTFRHPALPKNDLGYTVDYYEGSLSTLCAGCGHDSINAAIVQACWEMNIEPHKVAKLSGIGCSSKSPAYFLSNSHGFNSVHGRMPSVATGANLANRDLIYFGVSGDGDTASIGMGQFVHVVRRNLNMVYLVMNNGCYGLTKGQDSATADAGSKSKAGSVNLFEAIDLASLAIELGATFVGQSFSGDKEQLTPLLKAAMKHKGFAFLNVISPCVTFNNNTGSTKSYDYVREHVEATSTMDFVPLMREITASYEAGDISDITMHDGSEIRLHKLQKDWDPMNQFSAINAMQRAKQKGEILTGLLYIDDDCNDLHDMLATSEQPLNKLSKEILCPGSDALFKLNSSLR, from the coding sequence ATGACCTACTTACGATCAACATTTCGACATCCGGCACTACCGAAGAACGACCTTGGGTACACGGTCGATTATTATGAGGGTTCGCTTTCGACGCTTTGTGCGGGGTGCGGGCATGATTCTATTAACGCGGCTATTGTTCAGGCGTGTTGGGAGATGAACATCGAGCCGCACAAGGTGGCTAAGCTATCGGGCATCGGCTGTTCTTCGAAATCGCCGGCATACTTTTTGTCGAACTCTCACGGGTTTAATTCGGTGCATGGGCGTATGCCCAGCGTTGCAACTGGAGCGAATCTCGCGAACCGCGACCTGATCTATTTTGGCGTCTCGGGTGACGGCGACACGGCTTCGATCGGGATGGGGCAGTTCGTGCATGTCGTGAGGCGAAACCTGAATATGGTTTACCTCGTGATGAACAACGGCTGCTATGGCCTGACAAAAGGCCAGGATTCCGCGACCGCAGACGCAGGATCGAAAAGCAAAGCTGGAAGCGTCAATTTATTCGAGGCGATAGACCTTGCAAGCCTCGCAATTGAACTTGGAGCGACATTTGTCGGTCAGAGCTTCTCCGGCGACAAAGAACAGCTCACGCCCTTGCTCAAAGCCGCGATGAAGCATAAAGGGTTTGCTTTTTTGAATGTTATCTCGCCTTGCGTGACATTCAACAACAATACTGGCTCAACAAAATCGTACGATTACGTTCGCGAACACGTCGAGGCAACATCGACCATGGATTTTGTGCCGCTGATGCGTGAGATCACAGCGAGTTACGAAGCTGGCGACATATCAGACATAACAATGCACGACGGGTCGGAGATACGGCTGCACAAACTGCAAAAAGATTGGGATCCGATGAATCAATTCTCTGCGATCAATGCGATGCAGCGGGCAAAGCAAAAAGGGGAGATATTAACCGGCCTGCTCTATATTGATGACGATTGCAACGACCTGCACGATATGCTCGCGACGAGCGAACAGCCTTTGAATAAACTCAGTAAAGAAATTTTATGTCCAGGCTCGGATGCACTGTTTAAACTTAACTCCTCACTTCGTTAG
- a CDS encoding DUF305 domain-containing protein: MNYRPNLIQKIYFHVMIAVMALACVFVIPVNGQSDTKQVPIVVRPGAPGQPTKTLPPSTRAQLPPTSKKDVEFMQGMIMHHAQAVEMVELMDSRVDSKELRLLGARISHSQAEEMRFMERWLAVRGESASMQMAGDMHHHMPGMDMSSHNMLMPGMLTPKQMDALKNAKGKEFDRLFLAGMIQHHEGALVMVKELVEKPGTAQDSEVFNFITDVDSGQRAEIRIMQKMLGKNR, translated from the coding sequence ATGAATTACCGACCCAACTTGATACAGAAGATATATTTTCATGTCATGATCGCCGTGATGGCACTAGCTTGCGTTTTCGTCATACCTGTCAACGGTCAGAGTGACACAAAACAAGTGCCCATTGTGGTTCGACCCGGCGCTCCTGGGCAGCCAACCAAAACTCTGCCGCCTTCAACACGAGCCCAGTTGCCGCCGACTTCTAAGAAAGATGTTGAGTTTATGCAGGGTATGATCATGCATCACGCTCAGGCAGTTGAGATGGTGGAACTAATGGATTCGCGTGTTGATAGTAAAGAACTTCGTCTTCTCGGAGCACGTATTAGTCATTCGCAAGCGGAAGAGATGAGGTTTATGGAACGCTGGCTTGCGGTTCGAGGCGAATCCGCGTCAATGCAGATGGCCGGAGATATGCATCATCATATGCCAGGAATGGACATGTCGAGTCATAACATGCTTATGCCCGGAATGCTCACGCCAAAACAGATGGACGCTCTCAAAAATGCAAAGGGCAAGGAGTTTGATAGGCTGTTTTTGGCGGGAATGATACAGCATCACGAGGGTGCATTAGTGATGGTAAAAGAGCTTGTTGAAAAGCCAGGAACGGCGCAAGATTCTGAAGTTTTCAATTTCATTACAGATGTGGACAGCGGCCAACGTGCCGAGATCAGGATCATGCAGAAAATGTTAGGTAAAAATCGCTAG